From the Halalkalicoccus sp. CGA53 genome, one window contains:
- a CDS encoding DUF4397 domain-containing protein, with product MGSYTRRTVVGGGLSVVALGGVGVTVSGEGADSEEGGGDESGDEEGAVASRVRVAHFAPDVRSIEVSVGEDHRLELERFSIRSTDEEIEPGTHRLSIEGEEGLLVEEKIDVGDGPLTVVVLGEACAVGDRALSALRIEDDHRPTPEGLARIQGVHASPDAPTVDVTLGEETIISSLEFGDHRTIELPPGEATIEVHAAEGDGAGESLGRFSIEPEAGRVYSAFGVGYVDPESAPEEADGPSFALAISEDAAPGEAE from the coding sequence ATGGGATCGTACACGCGGAGGACCGTCGTCGGTGGTGGACTGAGCGTCGTCGCGCTCGGTGGCGTGGGTGTCACGGTGAGCGGGGAGGGCGCCGACTCGGAGGAGGGTGGAGGCGACGAGAGTGGAGACGAGGAAGGGGCAGTGGCGTCGCGGGTTCGCGTCGCCCACTTCGCGCCGGACGTCCGATCGATCGAGGTGAGCGTCGGCGAGGACCACCGCCTCGAACTGGAGCGGTTCTCGATCCGCTCGACCGACGAGGAGATCGAGCCCGGAACGCACCGACTCTCGATCGAGGGAGAGGAGGGGCTGCTCGTCGAGGAAAAGATAGACGTCGGGGACGGGCCGCTCACGGTCGTGGTGCTCGGCGAGGCGTGTGCCGTCGGCGACCGGGCGCTCTCGGCGCTCCGAATCGAGGACGACCACCGGCCGACACCGGAGGGCCTCGCGCGAATCCAGGGCGTCCACGCGTCGCCCGACGCCCCGACCGTCGACGTGACGCTCGGGGAGGAGACGATCATCTCCTCGCTCGAGTTCGGCGATCACCGGACGATCGAGCTCCCGCCGGGCGAGGCGACGATCGAGGTTCACGCGGCCGAGGGTGATGGCGCCGGCGAGTCACTCGGTCGGTTCTCGATCGAACCGGAGGCGGGTCGCGTCTACTCGGCGTTCGGTGTCGGTTACGTCGATCCGGAGAGCGCACCCGAGGAGGCTGACGGCCCCTCCTTCGCGCTCGCGATCAGCGAGGACGCTGCGCCCGGCGAGGCCGAGTAG
- a CDS encoding CARDB domain-containing protein, which translates to MCEGPRDVDADRRRLLASVAGVALSGALAGCSSEEAEEPDGTDGGESDDGADGGNPRPTDTPPETDEGGEGGEETPAETPESVGPWIEIVEVRFGDREIIEGEAIEVAVDVENEGDETGIHTVELTADGEVVRAEDVRVEPEERETVTFRLTITSPGEYEVGAGDETVTVLVEPEPPEFEVREATVETETSTGEPVEARTTVDNTGGPGTFEAEFLIDGEVVDEIAVDVDRESEETVTFTHSFDERGRYEVGVAGEDAGTVAVEGCETLVAETETVGWRESLRYAIEFEEEGSVSIDIETDTGRAPTLTITDPSGEAIVDGRREERLDGEFGTGPGEYDLLLENTATFPFSDGRWVIGIEACSVGAVARTN; encoded by the coding sequence ATGTGCGAGGGTCCCCGCGACGTCGACGCCGACCGCCGTCGGCTGCTCGCCTCGGTGGCAGGCGTGGCACTCTCCGGTGCGCTCGCGGGCTGTTCGAGCGAGGAGGCCGAGGAACCGGACGGGACCGACGGGGGAGAGAGCGACGACGGCGCGGACGGGGGGAACCCGAGGCCGACGGACACACCCCCGGAAACGGACGAAGGGGGCGAGGGGGGCGAGGAGACTCCGGCGGAGACGCCGGAGTCCGTCGGGCCGTGGATCGAGATCGTGGAGGTCCGCTTCGGCGACCGGGAGATCATCGAGGGTGAGGCGATCGAGGTCGCGGTCGACGTCGAGAACGAGGGCGACGAGACGGGGATCCACACCGTCGAACTGACCGCCGACGGCGAGGTCGTCCGGGCCGAGGACGTCCGGGTCGAGCCCGAGGAACGCGAGACGGTGACGTTCCGCCTCACGATCACCTCCCCGGGGGAGTACGAGGTGGGCGCCGGCGACGAGACCGTAACGGTCCTCGTCGAGCCCGAACCACCCGAGTTCGAGGTACGCGAGGCGACCGTCGAGACCGAGACGAGTACGGGAGAGCCCGTCGAGGCGCGAACGACCGTCGACAACACCGGGGGGCCGGGAACGTTCGAGGCCGAGTTCCTGATCGACGGCGAGGTGGTCGACGAGATCGCGGTCGACGTCGACCGCGAGAGCGAGGAGACGGTGACGTTCACCCACTCGTTCGACGAACGGGGGCGCTACGAGGTCGGGGTCGCGGGCGAGGACGCGGGAACGGTCGCGGTCGAGGGCTGTGAGACGCTCGTCGCCGAGACCGAGACGGTCGGCTGGAGAGAGTCGCTGCGCTACGCGATCGAGTTCGAGGAGGAGGGCTCGGTCTCGATCGATATCGAAACCGACACCGGCCGTGCTCCCACGCTCACGATCACCGACCCCTCCGGCGAGGCGATCGTCGACGGTCGCCGCGAGGAGCGTCTCGACGGCGAGTTCGGGACCGGCCCCGGGGAGTACGACCTCTTACTGGAGAACACCGCGACCTTCCCCTTCTCCGACGGCCGGTGGGTGATCGGGATCGAGGCCTGCTCGGTCGGCGCGGTCGCCCGGACGAACTGA
- a CDS encoding helix-turn-helix domain-containing protein, producing the protein MATIADFSIAAEDFALSHTIESAPDVSFDVVRLVAHDDDRVFPLLWVYADAFDAVEDAMVEDTTVDDVELLTDLDGERLYRMEWTDRVDLVIYVLVDHDGTILNAATQDGRWHLRVLFPTREALSATYEFCRESAFNVEVGAIYEMDDSQSSRYGLTDDQYETLRLALEAGYYDVPRSTTMDELASEIGISHQSLSERLRRAHRNVLEYVIAPGFEN; encoded by the coding sequence ATGGCCACGATCGCCGACTTCAGTATCGCCGCCGAGGACTTCGCGCTCTCGCACACGATCGAGTCGGCCCCGGACGTCTCCTTCGACGTCGTCCGTCTCGTCGCGCACGACGACGATCGTGTCTTCCCGTTGCTGTGGGTCTACGCCGACGCGTTCGACGCGGTCGAGGACGCGATGGTCGAGGACACGACCGTCGATGACGTCGAACTGCTGACCGACCTCGACGGCGAGCGACTCTACCGGATGGAGTGGACCGACCGGGTCGACCTCGTGATCTACGTGCTCGTCGATCACGATGGGACGATCCTGAACGCCGCGACGCAGGACGGTCGTTGGCACCTCCGGGTGCTCTTTCCGACGCGGGAGGCGCTCTCTGCGACCTACGAGTTCTGTCGGGAGAGCGCGTTCAACGTCGAGGTCGGGGCGATCTACGAGATGGACGACTCCCAGAGCAGCCGGTACGGGCTGACCGACGACCAGTACGAGACGCTCAGACTCGCGCTCGAGGCCGGCTACTACGACGTCCCCCGGTCGACGACGATGGACGAACTCGCCTCGGAGATCGGCATCAGCCACCAGTCGCTCTCCGAACGCCTCCGGCGTGCCCACCGAAACGTCCTGGAGTACGTGATCGCCCCGGGGTTCGAGAACTGA
- a CDS encoding NUDIX hydrolase: protein MSATDSAESHENARQEVVAVDEEDEEQGVVNRLDAHTGDGIRHRAFTSLVFDHDGRILLAQRSPDKRLWDTCWDGTVASHPDPGQSQEEATRQRLEEELGISPSQYTDLRVTDKFEYKRYYGRDGVEHEVCAVLKLTLDDTALDPDEAEVAGLLWAPYDRLYDHPRWYRQLRLCPWFEIAMRRDFE, encoded by the coding sequence ATGAGCGCCACGGATAGCGCGGAGAGCCACGAGAACGCGAGACAGGAGGTCGTCGCCGTCGACGAAGAGGACGAGGAACAGGGAGTCGTCAACCGGCTCGACGCTCACACCGGCGACGGGATCCGCCACCGGGCGTTCACTTCGCTCGTCTTCGACCACGACGGGCGGATCCTGCTGGCCCAGCGAAGCCCCGACAAGCGCCTCTGGGACACCTGCTGGGACGGCACCGTCGCCTCCCACCCCGATCCGGGACAGAGCCAGGAGGAGGCGACGAGACAGCGCCTCGAGGAGGAACTCGGGATCTCGCCTTCCCAGTACACCGACCTCCGGGTGACGGACAAGTTCGAGTACAAACGATACTACGGTCGTGACGGCGTCGAACACGAGGTCTGTGCGGTGCTCAAGCTAACGCTCGACGACACGGCGCTCGACCCGGACGAGGCCGAGGTCGCGGGCCTGCTCTGGGCGCCGTACGACCGGCTCTACGACCACCCGCGGTGGTACCGCCAGCTCCGTCTCTGTCCCTGGTTCGAGATCGCGATGCGCCGGGACTTCGAGTAG
- a CDS encoding mandelate racemase/muconate lactonizing enzyme family protein translates to MGTIQSLETRHSDAGWRDYHFVRISTDDGVVGWSEYDENLGATGITTVVEDMAPIVVGESVDAIERIRARLIPEVRQSYTGVGAMAVGAIENALLDAKAKELGVPCVDLLGGAIREEIPVYWSHCGTYRITRPEWYEPIETLEDVVALGEEVRDSQFSALKTNLFDFRSDEPTGWRPGFGNPFHPSLTIEDDQLAAQREYLEALREGAGPEVDVLLDLNYNMKTEGYIRTLQALEDVDLFWVELDSPNAEALADVRRRSPHPIASCEALVPHESFVPFLRERAMDVVIIDALWNGVQQTVKIASMVDAHQLHVAPHNYYGHLGTCMNAHWAAAIPNLRIMETDVDRLPWDDELFTATPEYRDGNLQLPDGPGWGCEPDETALEEYPPHS, encoded by the coding sequence ATGGGTACGATCCAGTCCCTCGAGACGCGACACAGCGACGCGGGGTGGCGCGACTACCACTTCGTCCGCATCAGTACCGACGACGGGGTCGTCGGCTGGAGCGAGTACGACGAAAACCTGGGTGCCACCGGTATCACCACGGTCGTCGAGGATATGGCCCCGATAGTGGTCGGTGAGTCAGTGGATGCGATCGAACGTATCAGAGCACGCCTTATCCCGGAGGTGCGCCAGTCGTACACCGGCGTCGGTGCTATGGCAGTCGGGGCCATCGAGAACGCGCTGCTCGATGCGAAGGCGAAAGAACTCGGCGTTCCCTGCGTGGACCTGCTGGGTGGAGCGATCCGCGAGGAGATACCGGTGTACTGGTCACACTGTGGCACCTATCGTATCACCCGACCCGAGTGGTACGAGCCGATAGAGACTCTCGAGGACGTCGTCGCTCTCGGTGAGGAGGTGCGTGACAGCCAGTTCTCTGCCCTCAAAACCAACCTCTTTGACTTCCGCAGCGACGAACCGACGGGCTGGCGTCCGGGGTTCGGCAATCCGTTCCACCCGTCCCTGACCATCGAAGACGATCAGCTGGCAGCCCAACGAGAGTACCTCGAGGCCCTCCGGGAGGGAGCGGGCCCGGAGGTGGACGTTCTGCTCGACCTGAACTACAACATGAAGACCGAAGGGTACATCCGCACACTGCAGGCACTCGAAGACGTCGACCTGTTCTGGGTCGAGCTCGACTCGCCCAACGCGGAAGCGCTGGCCGACGTACGCCGGAGAAGTCCCCACCCTATCGCCTCCTGTGAGGCGTTGGTTCCCCACGAATCGTTCGTGCCCTTCCTGCGCGAACGGGCGATGGACGTGGTGATCATCGACGCGCTCTGGAACGGCGTCCAGCAGACGGTGAAAATCGCGTCCATGGTCGATGCACACCAGCTACACGTGGCGCCGCACAACTACTACGGTCACCTGGGCACGTGTATGAACGCGCACTGGGCGGCGGCCATCCCCAATCTGCGCATCATGGAGACCGACGTCGATCGGCTCCCCTGGGACGACGAACTGTTCACCGCCACCCCGGAGTACCGCGACGGGAACCTGCAGCTGCCCGACGGTCCCGGCTGGGGCTGCGAACCGGACGAGACGGCGCTCGAGGAGTATCCCCCTCACTCGTGA
- a CDS encoding Lrp/AsnC family transcriptional regulator: MDDLDRRILDVLRRDARTPYTEIAERVGTSEGTVRNRVDRMVDEEVIERFTVATRTGNVKAMIEVGVAVDVDTTEVSERMADWDEVDFVWQVSGEKDVVLVADATDTRGLNQLITQARECEEVISTKTRLILDERLG, encoded by the coding sequence ATGGACGACCTCGACCGGCGGATCCTCGACGTGCTCCGACGCGACGCGCGGACGCCCTACACCGAGATCGCAGAGCGCGTCGGCACCAGCGAGGGGACGGTCAGGAACCGCGTCGACCGGATGGTAGACGAGGAGGTTATCGAACGGTTCACGGTCGCGACCCGGACCGGGAACGTGAAGGCGATGATCGAGGTGGGCGTGGCGGTCGATGTCGATACCACGGAGGTCTCCGAACGGATGGCCGACTGGGACGAGGTCGACTTCGTCTGGCAGGTCTCCGGCGAGAAGGACGTCGTCCTCGTCGCGGACGCGACCGATACCAGAGGACTGAATCAGCTCATCACGCAAGCCAGGGAGTGCGAGGAGGTCATCAGCACGAAGACGCGGCTGATCCTCGACGAACGGCTCGGGTGA
- the carA gene encoding glutamine-hydrolyzing carbamoyl-phosphate synthase small subunit, with translation MSDAYVALPGGRVLTARARAPGRARGELVFTTAYTGYEESLTDPSYEEQVLTFAYPLIGNYGVRAERFESERVHPRAVVALELTESVSEWLESEGVPAVDHLDTRDLVTEIRDTGAMKCGIAAGPDASEEAARAELAECKHMSEHTEIGAQVSVTEPKTVEGGGRYDVALIDCGAKGSIVSSLTDRGADVHVLPYDTAPEEIASLDPDVVFVSNGPGDPETFTDAQRVVEASVGERPIAGICLGQQVVANALGGETEKMTFGHRGVNQPVRDLATGRVVMTTQNHGYTVSEPGDLDVTQVNVNDDTPEGLASEELGVITRQYHPEANPGPHDTLDFFDDVLALAEPERRVTAD, from the coding sequence ATGTCGGACGCCTACGTGGCGCTTCCGGGCGGTCGCGTGCTCACCGCGCGCGCCCGTGCTCCGGGGCGCGCCCGCGGGGAACTCGTGTTCACGACCGCCTACACCGGCTACGAGGAGAGCCTCACCGACCCCTCCTACGAGGAGCAGGTGCTCACCTTCGCCTACCCACTCATCGGGAACTACGGCGTCCGAGCCGAGCGATTCGAGTCCGAGCGCGTCCACCCCCGTGCCGTCGTCGCGCTCGAACTCACCGAGAGCGTGTCGGAGTGGCTCGAGAGCGAGGGCGTCCCGGCGGTCGACCATCTCGACACGCGGGATCTCGTGACCGAGATCAGGGACACGGGCGCGATGAAGTGTGGGATCGCCGCCGGCCCCGACGCGTCCGAGGAGGCCGCTCGTGCCGAACTCGCGGAGTGCAAGCACATGAGCGAGCACACCGAGATCGGCGCGCAGGTGAGCGTAACGGAGCCGAAGACGGTCGAAGGGGGCGGGCGGTACGACGTCGCGCTGATCGACTGCGGGGCGAAGGGCTCGATCGTGAGTTCGCTCACCGACCGCGGCGCGGACGTTCACGTCCTGCCGTACGACACCGCTCCCGAGGAGATCGCTTCGCTCGACCCCGACGTCGTCTTCGTCTCGAACGGACCGGGCGACCCCGAGACGTTCACCGACGCACAGCGGGTCGTCGAAGCGTCCGTCGGCGAGCGCCCGATCGCCGGCATCTGTCTCGGCCAGCAGGTCGTCGCGAACGCCCTCGGGGGCGAGACCGAGAAGATGACCTTCGGCCACCGCGGGGTGAACCAGCCGGTGCGCGACCTCGCGACCGGTCGGGTCGTGATGACCACCCAGAACCACGGCTACACCGTCTCGGAGCCGGGCGACCTCGACGTGACACAGGTGAACGTCAACGACGACACCCCCGAGGGACTGGCGAGCGAGGAGCTGGGGGTCATCACCCGCCAGTACCACCCCGAGGCGAACCCGGGACCCCACGACACGCTCGACTTCTTCGACGACGTGCTCGCGCTCGCCGAGCCGGAACGCCGAGTCACGGCCGACTGA
- the ftsZ gene encoding cell division protein FtsZ — MQFAPMPDGDERLRDRLAESEASVAVVGCGGAGSNSVDEIERETGLHRVACNTDAQHLLSVDADEKVLLGPRSTRGRGAGANEWVGEDAASESREAIRDAVEGSDLVFVTAGMGGGTGTGSAPVVARIARDLGAVTVAVVSTPFAAEGRVRAETAERGLERLRAAADTTIVVPNDRILGLRGELSVREAFSVSDRVLSGAVTGVARLLSTSGTMNVDFADLRTTLSGSEVAMFGLGEGGGGDAAREAVVDALRSPVLDADVSDASNALLTLTLGPGMSLREADDAVEELRARIRADAHVIWGLSIDDDATGASASVVLTGVDSPQILGPSVPAERGRTDGGTDRSEW; from the coding sequence ATGCAGTTCGCACCGATGCCGGACGGCGACGAGCGGCTTCGCGACCGGCTCGCGGAGAGCGAGGCGAGCGTGGCGGTCGTCGGCTGTGGCGGGGCCGGCAGCAACAGCGTCGACGAGATCGAGCGCGAGACGGGCCTCCACCGGGTCGCGTGTAACACGGACGCACAGCACCTGCTCTCCGTGGACGCCGACGAGAAGGTGCTCCTCGGCCCGCGGTCGACCCGCGGCCGGGGAGCCGGTGCGAACGAGTGGGTCGGCGAGGACGCCGCCTCCGAGAGCAGGGAGGCGATCCGTGACGCGGTCGAGGGCTCGGATCTGGTGTTCGTCACGGCGGGGATGGGCGGCGGGACCGGGACGGGGAGCGCCCCGGTGGTCGCGAGGATCGCGCGCGACCTCGGAGCGGTGACCGTCGCCGTGGTCTCGACACCGTTCGCCGCGGAGGGACGGGTGCGAGCCGAGACGGCCGAGCGCGGTCTCGAACGGCTCCGTGCGGCCGCGGACACCACGATCGTCGTCCCGAACGACCGGATCCTCGGGCTCCGGGGCGAGCTCTCGGTGCGCGAGGCGTTCTCGGTGAGCGACCGCGTGCTCTCCGGCGCGGTCACCGGCGTCGCGAGGCTGCTCTCGACGTCGGGGACGATGAACGTCGATTTCGCCGACCTCCGGACGACGCTCTCGGGGAGCGAGGTCGCGATGTTCGGGCTCGGCGAGGGGGGCGGCGGCGACGCCGCTCGCGAGGCGGTGGTCGACGCGCTCCGTTCCCCGGTCCTCGACGCCGACGTGAGCGACGCGTCGAACGCGCTGCTCACCCTCACCCTCGGCCCGGGGATGAGTCTCCGAGAGGCCGATGACGCGGTCGAGGAGCTGCGAGCCAGGATCCGGGCCGACGCGCACGTCATCTGGGGGCTCTCGATCGACGACGACGCGACGGGAGCCAGCGCGAGCGTCGTGCTCACCGGCGTCGACTCCCCACAGATCCTCGGACCCTCGGTCCCCGCAGAACGGGGTCGGACCGACGGCGGGACCGATCGGTCGGAGTGGTGA